A stretch of Macadamia integrifolia cultivar HAES 741 chromosome 7, SCU_Mint_v3, whole genome shotgun sequence DNA encodes these proteins:
- the LOC122084580 gene encoding reticulon-like protein B21 isoform X2, translating to MDVIRRRNAARNGVVAGSVWESRMKSDEVKGGIRVFNGEEISEVGGGGVGGDKGLNVYRRLKRNQNGGVTGKRKTWNERSPFQMRKTRSDLKRLTDDSCKELSVSAESIEKSPTPIRKTKSETLRVSHSDESCKELGVSVDATEKSPIQLRKSRSESHRVPVEPPKELQIRKEKIISPSVSNVSQVNSPRRLGVDDDGVDADGEDEGEDEEYDMEIEVEKKSYDVMEVNIAEEKPITIPEQKLKEVLEEEEEKEVYQIPEKPIPISENVNEKPSPVIDRTVMDLTKPKKVLNEEKKVHQIHQKPKRIFSKVIKQQSPVSSPPLIDPSLRKPPPISGVFDRSPETTPNNLQNLVDLVMWRDVSKSAFVFGAGTFFLLSSSFTKDLNFSLISTISYVGLVYLAAIFFYKSILCRGATDMDDSNEEYIVGEQEAIWVLKLILPYLNEFLLKLRSIFSGDPATTMKLAVLLFVLARCGSSITIWKMAKLGFFAVFTVPKVCSSYSNQLTAYGRFWIGRFRDAWDACTHKKAVSAAVFTLVWNFSSVVARVWAVFILVVAVRYYQQSLLSEDWGVEGEEREDSGWRDQREENDGPTIVKDKKGC from the exons ATGGATGTTATTAGACGAAGAAATGCAGCTAGAAATGGTGTTGTTGCGGGTTCTGTTTGGGAGAGTAGAATGAAGAGCGATGAAGTTAAAGGTGGGATCAGGGTCTTCAATGGCGAGGAGATTTCTGAGGTCGGTGGTGGCGGTGTTGGTGGCGATAAAGGGCTTAATGTTTACCGGAGGTTGAAGCGGAATCAGAATGGTGGAGTGACTGGGAAGAGGAAGACGTGGAATGAGAGAAGCCCATTTCAGATGAGGAAGACGAGATCTGACTTGAAAAGATTAACAGATGATTCTTGTAAGGAGCTAAGCGTGTCGGCTGAGTCAATTGAGAAAAGCCCAACTCCGATTAGGAAAACAAAATCAGAAACGCTTAGAGTTTCTCACTCTGATGAATCTTGTAAGGAGCTTGGTGTGTCTGTTGATGCAACTGAAAAAAGCCCAATTCAGTTAAGGAAGAGCAGATCTGAATCTCACAGGGTACCTGTTGAGCCACCGAAGGAGCTCCAGATTAGGAAGGAGAAGATTATCTCGCCTAGCGTAAGCAATGTGAGTCAGGTCAATTCTCCTCGAAGATTAGGGGTGGATGATGATGGTGTTGATGCtgatggagaagatgaaggagaagatgaagagtATGACATGGAGATTGAGGTAGAGAAGAAGAGCTATGATGTAATGGAAGTTAACATTGCAGAAGAGAAACCCATTACCATACCAGAACAGAAGCTCAAAGAAgtactagaag aagaagaagagaaggaggttTACCAGATTCCAGAAAAACCAATACCCATCTCGGAAAATGTCAATGAGAAGCCATCTCCGGTTATAGATCGCACAGTAATGGATCTCACAAAACCCAAGAAGGTTCTgaatgaagagaagaaagttCATCAGATTCATCAGAAACCCAAACGCATCTTTTCGAAAGTGATTAAACAGCAAAGCCCTGTTAGTAGTCCTCCTCTAATTGATCCTTCTCTCAGAAAACCACCTCCAA TTTCTGGGGTGTTCGATCGAAGTCCAGAGACCACTCCAAACAATTTGCAAAACCTCG tGGATTTGGTGATGTGGAGAGATGTATCAAAATCAGCTTTCGTATTTGGAGCTGGAACGTTCTTCCtactctcttcctctttcaccAAAGATCTCAATTTTAG CTTGATTTCTACAATTTCCTACGTGGGTCTTGTCTATCTTGCTGCAATCTTTTTCTATAAATCAATACTTTGCAG GGGAGCTACAGATATGGATGATTCAAATGAGGAATATATAGTAGGGGAACAAGAAGCAATTTGGGTACTAAAACTGATCCTTCCCTACTTGAATGAGTTCCTGTTGAAGCTCAGAAGCATCTTCTCTGGCGATCCTGCCACTACAATGAAG CTGGCAGTGTTACTGTTTGTTTTGGCTCGTTGTGGAAGCTCCATCACCATATGGAAGATGGCGAAATTGG GTTTCTTCGCAGTTTTTACAGTCCCAAAAGTTTGTTCATCGTATTCTAACCAGCTCACTGCTTACG GGAGGTTTTGGATCGGACGATTTCGTGATGCTTGGGATGCGTGCACCCACAAGAAAGCCGTTTCAGCTGCCGTTTTTACCCTCGTGTGGAATTTCTCTTCCGTTGTAGCTCGCGTTTGGGCAG TGTTCATATTGGTTGTGGCCGTTCGATATTATCAACAGTCATTATTAAGCGAGGATTGGGGAGTGgaaggagaggaaagagaagattcTGGTTGGAGGGACCAGAGAGAAGAGAATGATGGGCCCACTATAGTGAAAGACAAGAAAGGATGTTAA
- the LOC122084580 gene encoding reticulon-like protein B21 isoform X1, with amino-acid sequence MDVIRRRNAARNGVVAGSVWESRMKSDEVKGGIRVFNGEEISEVGGGGVGGDKGLNVYRRLKRNQNGGVTGKRKTWNERSPFQMRKTRSDLKRLTDDSCKELSVSAESIEKSPTPIRKTKSETLRVSHSDESCKELGVSVDATEKSPIQLRKSRSESHRVPVEPPKELQIRKEKIISPSVSNVSQVNSPRRLGVDDDGVDADGEDEGEDEEYDMEIEVEKKSYDVMEVNIAEEKPITIPEQKLKEVLEEEEEKEVYQIPEKPIPISENVNEKPSPVIDRTVMDLTKPKKVLNEEKKVHQIHQKPKRIFSKVIKQQSPVSSPPLIDPSLRKPPPIAVSGVFDRSPETTPNNLQNLVDLVMWRDVSKSAFVFGAGTFFLLSSSFTKDLNFSLISTISYVGLVYLAAIFFYKSILCRGATDMDDSNEEYIVGEQEAIWVLKLILPYLNEFLLKLRSIFSGDPATTMKLAVLLFVLARCGSSITIWKMAKLGFFAVFTVPKVCSSYSNQLTAYGRFWIGRFRDAWDACTHKKAVSAAVFTLVWNFSSVVARVWAVFILVVAVRYYQQSLLSEDWGVEGEEREDSGWRDQREENDGPTIVKDKKGC; translated from the exons ATGGATGTTATTAGACGAAGAAATGCAGCTAGAAATGGTGTTGTTGCGGGTTCTGTTTGGGAGAGTAGAATGAAGAGCGATGAAGTTAAAGGTGGGATCAGGGTCTTCAATGGCGAGGAGATTTCTGAGGTCGGTGGTGGCGGTGTTGGTGGCGATAAAGGGCTTAATGTTTACCGGAGGTTGAAGCGGAATCAGAATGGTGGAGTGACTGGGAAGAGGAAGACGTGGAATGAGAGAAGCCCATTTCAGATGAGGAAGACGAGATCTGACTTGAAAAGATTAACAGATGATTCTTGTAAGGAGCTAAGCGTGTCGGCTGAGTCAATTGAGAAAAGCCCAACTCCGATTAGGAAAACAAAATCAGAAACGCTTAGAGTTTCTCACTCTGATGAATCTTGTAAGGAGCTTGGTGTGTCTGTTGATGCAACTGAAAAAAGCCCAATTCAGTTAAGGAAGAGCAGATCTGAATCTCACAGGGTACCTGTTGAGCCACCGAAGGAGCTCCAGATTAGGAAGGAGAAGATTATCTCGCCTAGCGTAAGCAATGTGAGTCAGGTCAATTCTCCTCGAAGATTAGGGGTGGATGATGATGGTGTTGATGCtgatggagaagatgaaggagaagatgaagagtATGACATGGAGATTGAGGTAGAGAAGAAGAGCTATGATGTAATGGAAGTTAACATTGCAGAAGAGAAACCCATTACCATACCAGAACAGAAGCTCAAAGAAgtactagaag aagaagaagagaaggaggttTACCAGATTCCAGAAAAACCAATACCCATCTCGGAAAATGTCAATGAGAAGCCATCTCCGGTTATAGATCGCACAGTAATGGATCTCACAAAACCCAAGAAGGTTCTgaatgaagagaagaaagttCATCAGATTCATCAGAAACCCAAACGCATCTTTTCGAAAGTGATTAAACAGCAAAGCCCTGTTAGTAGTCCTCCTCTAATTGATCCTTCTCTCAGAAAACCACCTCCAA TTGCAGTTTCTGGGGTGTTCGATCGAAGTCCAGAGACCACTCCAAACAATTTGCAAAACCTCG tGGATTTGGTGATGTGGAGAGATGTATCAAAATCAGCTTTCGTATTTGGAGCTGGAACGTTCTTCCtactctcttcctctttcaccAAAGATCTCAATTTTAG CTTGATTTCTACAATTTCCTACGTGGGTCTTGTCTATCTTGCTGCAATCTTTTTCTATAAATCAATACTTTGCAG GGGAGCTACAGATATGGATGATTCAAATGAGGAATATATAGTAGGGGAACAAGAAGCAATTTGGGTACTAAAACTGATCCTTCCCTACTTGAATGAGTTCCTGTTGAAGCTCAGAAGCATCTTCTCTGGCGATCCTGCCACTACAATGAAG CTGGCAGTGTTACTGTTTGTTTTGGCTCGTTGTGGAAGCTCCATCACCATATGGAAGATGGCGAAATTGG GTTTCTTCGCAGTTTTTACAGTCCCAAAAGTTTGTTCATCGTATTCTAACCAGCTCACTGCTTACG GGAGGTTTTGGATCGGACGATTTCGTGATGCTTGGGATGCGTGCACCCACAAGAAAGCCGTTTCAGCTGCCGTTTTTACCCTCGTGTGGAATTTCTCTTCCGTTGTAGCTCGCGTTTGGGCAG TGTTCATATTGGTTGTGGCCGTTCGATATTATCAACAGTCATTATTAAGCGAGGATTGGGGAGTGgaaggagaggaaagagaagattcTGGTTGGAGGGACCAGAGAGAAGAGAATGATGGGCCCACTATAGTGAAAGACAAGAAAGGATGTTAA